A single Dunckerocampus dactyliophorus isolate RoL2022-P2 chromosome 2, RoL_Ddac_1.1, whole genome shotgun sequence DNA region contains:
- the acbd4 gene encoding acyl-CoA-binding domain-containing protein 4 isoform X1: protein MKHIFYPSGSTMPVPAMAESLVDHHKRFQAAVDVIHKLPKNAGSYRPSYEVMLRFYSFYKQAVCGPCAVPRPGFWDPVGRYKWDAWSQLGDMSSESAMAAYVEEMKKVAQEVIDTMPINEKTASLFHHFEPLYVVIDDMPRPPESLLRLREEQRKSLVLNSDSENEIFSDSVDSVEQLSNLKVPLVKFNGFHNRREVLEPYLRESSLKSRQVGAGHGGEGRKDAKGGDPNRRRATGQEGSNHSRREGGVPLSRRRRGATGGASGDERAGGDGSDDAPERGHEAQLQQQIILALRKLRDDMRSVMERLEVVERLTATHASGPEWRPCLRCVAVASQHHEETWWPFDLSCRTLLLFLLWPFAAQGFSLRRRCHVDGDGMGY from the exons ATGAAACACA TCTTCTACCCAAGTGGAAGTACAATGCCGGTCCCAGCAATGGCAGAGTCTCTGGTAGATCACCACAAACGCTTTCAGGCTGCTGTGGATGTCATTCATAAACTCCCCAAAAATG CAGGATCCTACCGGCCATCGTATGAGGTGATGCTGCGCTTTTACAGTTTCTACAAGCAGGCAGTGTGTGGACCCTGTGCAGTGCCCCGACCTGGCTTCTGGGATCCAGTGGGGCGCTACAAATG GGATGCTTGgagccagttgggagacatgaGCAGTGAAAGCGCCATGGCAGCATATGTGGAGGAGATGAAGAAAGTAGCACAAGAG GTCATTGACACCATGCCCATAAATGAGAAGACTGCCTCACTCTTTCACCATTTTGAGCCTTTGTACGTGGTTATTGATGACATGCCGCGGCCTCCAGAATCGCTGCTCAGGCTCAGAGAAG AACAGCGTAAGAGTTTGGTGTTGAACAGCGACTCTGAGAACGAGATCTTCAGTGACTCTGTAGATTCAGTGGAGCAACTCAGTAACCTTAAA GTACCACTTGTCAAGTTTAATGGGTTTCACAACCGCCGTGAGGTCTTGGAGCCATACCTTCGTGAAAGCTCGTTGAAGAGCAGACAGGTGGGGGCAGGTCATGGTGGAGAGGGGAGGAAGGATGCAAAGGGTGGGGATCCAAACAGACGTCGAGCCACTGGACAGGAAGGTTCCAACCACAGTAGGAGAGAAG GTGGTGTTCCGCTGAGCAGAAGAAGGCGTGGTGCCACAGGTGGCGCTAGCGGGGATGAGCGAGCCGGAGGAGACGGTTCTGATGATGCGCCAGAGAGGGGACACGAGGCCCAGCTTCAGCAGCAAATCATTCTGGCTCTGAGGAAGCTCAGGGATGACATGAGGAGTGTGATGGAACGGTTGGAGGTGGTGGAGAGGCTCACAGCCACACAT GCTTCTGGCCCAGAGTGGAGACCCTGTCTGCGATGTGTCGCTGTAGCCTCTCAACATCAC GAGGAGACATGGTGGCCGTTTGATCTGTCCTGTCGGACACTTCTTCTCTTCCTCCTGTGGCCGTTTGCTGCTCAAG GGTTTTCACTGAGAAGAAGGTGTCATGTTGATGGAGATGGAATGGGATACTAA
- the acbd4 gene encoding acyl-CoA-binding domain-containing protein 4 isoform X2, whose protein sequence is MKHIFYPSGSTMPVPAMAESLVDHHKRFQAAVDVIHKLPKNGSYRPSYEVMLRFYSFYKQAVCGPCAVPRPGFWDPVGRYKWDAWSQLGDMSSESAMAAYVEEMKKVAQEVIDTMPINEKTASLFHHFEPLYVVIDDMPRPPESLLRLREEQRKSLVLNSDSENEIFSDSVDSVEQLSNLKVPLVKFNGFHNRREVLEPYLRESSLKSRQVGAGHGGEGRKDAKGGDPNRRRATGQEGSNHSRREGGVPLSRRRRGATGGASGDERAGGDGSDDAPERGHEAQLQQQIILALRKLRDDMRSVMERLEVVERLTATHASGPEWRPCLRCVAVASQHHEETWWPFDLSCRTLLLFLLWPFAAQGVVHLLRKIQRRSLLSS, encoded by the exons ATGAAACACA TCTTCTACCCAAGTGGAAGTACAATGCCGGTCCCAGCAATGGCAGAGTCTCTGGTAGATCACCACAAACGCTTTCAGGCTGCTGTGGATGTCATTCATAAACTCCCCAAAAATG GATCCTACCGGCCATCGTATGAGGTGATGCTGCGCTTTTACAGTTTCTACAAGCAGGCAGTGTGTGGACCCTGTGCAGTGCCCCGACCTGGCTTCTGGGATCCAGTGGGGCGCTACAAATG GGATGCTTGgagccagttgggagacatgaGCAGTGAAAGCGCCATGGCAGCATATGTGGAGGAGATGAAGAAAGTAGCACAAGAG GTCATTGACACCATGCCCATAAATGAGAAGACTGCCTCACTCTTTCACCATTTTGAGCCTTTGTACGTGGTTATTGATGACATGCCGCGGCCTCCAGAATCGCTGCTCAGGCTCAGAGAAG AACAGCGTAAGAGTTTGGTGTTGAACAGCGACTCTGAGAACGAGATCTTCAGTGACTCTGTAGATTCAGTGGAGCAACTCAGTAACCTTAAA GTACCACTTGTCAAGTTTAATGGGTTTCACAACCGCCGTGAGGTCTTGGAGCCATACCTTCGTGAAAGCTCGTTGAAGAGCAGACAGGTGGGGGCAGGTCATGGTGGAGAGGGGAGGAAGGATGCAAAGGGTGGGGATCCAAACAGACGTCGAGCCACTGGACAGGAAGGTTCCAACCACAGTAGGAGAGAAG GTGGTGTTCCGCTGAGCAGAAGAAGGCGTGGTGCCACAGGTGGCGCTAGCGGGGATGAGCGAGCCGGAGGAGACGGTTCTGATGATGCGCCAGAGAGGGGACACGAGGCCCAGCTTCAGCAGCAAATCATTCTGGCTCTGAGGAAGCTCAGGGATGACATGAGGAGTGTGATGGAACGGTTGGAGGTGGTGGAGAGGCTCACAGCCACACAT GCTTCTGGCCCAGAGTGGAGACCCTGTCTGCGATGTGTCGCTGTAGCCTCTCAACATCAC GAGGAGACATGGTGGCCGTTTGATCTGTCCTGTCGGACACTTCTTCTCTTCCTCCTGTGGCCGTTTGCTGCTCAAGGTGTGGTTCATCTACTCCGAAAGATCCAAAGGAGAAGTCTCTTGTCTTCATGA